AGGAAAaagggaagaagagaagagagaaaatacaGAAGCAGAAACAAGAAAGCTGAGCTCTATAGTCTACTCGTTATGTTTATGGGAAAGCTAAGAAAGTATAtagagcagagagagagagagagagagaggatcaaAAGCACAGTTCTCGAAGAGCATCAAAGAAATAATAGTTATTATTATCAGAAGACAGTAGTAACTAAGGACTTGAAGGAGAAAGCGAAAGGCATTCGGCTCTTCTTTCAATCTCGTCATGGTCTTGTCATActtttaatttattgttattgaTTATCCTTCTACGTTAATCCGAGtaatattataaattaatttgaattaaattataaaaaatagagTTTGTGTTTGAGACTCTGTTATCAGATAGGTATCACtctactttaattaatttggtgTTCTAACCAACATAGTTACACGACAAATTTATACATTAACTTCGCATGCATGCGTTTAgattttttgtttgaaacaATGAGCTCATCACACTGTACTTAAGTTTAATTTCTTCTCACAATTGAGACTGTCTCGTCAAAAGAAAAGTTAGTTGCCTTGTATCATCATTATATCCATTAAGAATGGTTACTTTAGTCGGATAAAAGGGTGTGGTAGTTGGGAGGTGGGTTGTTAAGATTGTGAGATTAGTTATGGTAAAGGGTTGAGGATTTCTAGGGTTTGGCAGGATTTAGGGCATAGAGGAAATAGGGGACCAACGTCCATGCAAAAGACAGAGGGAGTAGGGTGGTGCATGTAAGTACATGCAAGACAAAAAGTTGGGTTCTTATCTCTCAATGCTGATTCTTCTCTAGGTTGGGGCTTTCTGCTTTTGGGCTTTTAAGTGCTGTCTGAAACACCGACGAACAAGACAAAAGCTGCATTGAATCTCCGAAATAAGGATGGGCAAAAACTGTACGGCTTGAGATGGGTCTTAGAAACAGCTTCAAGTTCATACTGTTATGGTGTATCTTGGAGTTGAACCATGGTATTTACCATTTGTTCCACCTATTCCCTTCTTCATTACCAAAACCAACAAAACAACATCCTTCCTTTGtttgaaataaataattaaGGGTGATCTCAAGCCAACAAAGGCTCTTGGCTTTGCTAGAGTTGGGAAATGAACGTCTATCGTATATAGCCTTACTTTTGCTTTGCAAAAAGGTTTTTTCAACGACTCAAACTTGTGACCTTTGGTCACTAAGAATCAACCTTTCTGTTGCGCTAAGACTCGCTTTCGTTTGAAAGATGTAATTATATAGTtagaatgtgaaaaaaaacaaaactttgagGGTATTCCAGTATTCCAAACTAAATAGATATTGGCATACTTGTTATTTTCTAGTATAATAGTTAAAGATTAGCTTAAAATCCCGTTATAAAAGGTGGCATATAATTTTGTCCTAAACATATACCTCTCATTGGAATGTTGACAAACACATCAACATAATTGTACTACTTACTCACTATTCCCATACcaaaatggaaaataatttGACTTTCAGTcatgaaattatatgaaatcaatttgtatggaCAAGTTTGTATTTTAGTAGAAGAGGAATATGAAGGAAATAATGGTTAAGAAGCACAAGCAGCtgtggaaaaattaaataaagggCATTTTAGACAAAACGGTTCTTGATTGgcataactcttcattttggttTCTGAGATTTGAAATATATAGAAGTGATTTTATCCACCATTAATTATTTTGGccattccgtgaaaaatctctgttaaataaggatcaaatgacaaaattaccttcaatctaataaacaatgggcaaaatgatttgataaaaattgagaatatttttattattttattcttatttaatagagatttttaaaggatcaaaatgattgatagtggacaaactcaatgacgacttctatcgattttaaatctcaataaccaggttatgtcaatctcatgaCCATTAAAAAgccataaaataaaagaaaaactaatgaaaatggtttgaaaattttgagttttaatgatgaatacaaaataaagggtaaagtgaatagtacatgATTgcctttttagtgtaaaaatatgatttttcgttaaaatgaatagtactgggagtttttcgttaaaatttcttaaaataaaaGCAGGGTTTTTAAGGGGAGCAGAGGAGGGGAAGAGGACCAGAGTGTCTGACTAGAGAGAGTGGGGATACacggagggagggagggagggagagaaatggggacaaggattgtctgccctccctaTCATTCTGTTTGTATAgtcacgattaagccacgttaacattttatattattattcatttttgtcttattatctctataaaaaaataatataaaatgttgatgtggcttaaccatGATCACACAAAACAGAAGGGCACGGGAAGGCACCGAAACTGAAAGTGCAGACAATCCATGTCTGAGAAATGGAGAGCTATCAGAAGGCATAGGCCGAACTCTACTTAATTGTTTTCTGGGCAGGCCTAGTACAATAGGATGATAAGTCCTTTTCTGCGCAAGCTTTTGTAGGTAAATGTGAAGAGTAGAGAGATATGGGTCTTTGATTTGTAGTTTCAtctttcttgtttgttttcacTAATCCCATTAAATTAGACTTCATAATTAATAGTTAGAGACTTTCTTTATTGGTATTCATTTGAGGATTGTAATTATTGAATAATTATACGGGTTTTTTTTCCTTAGTTTGTGTTGGTAGAGGGACGGTAAGATCTTATACTCGTCTGAGGTTTACCTGACATGACATTATATTATTGAATCGAGATTCGAGGCGCTATTTAGCAGTAAACCCGTTACAAGCTGGTAATAATATCTTCAGCCATGTTTCCACCCGTCCAAAAGAAgagcaaaaactaaaaagacttCAAAAGGGCGAAGAAATCGCCATTTCAACATTGGAATTACAACGAAAATGAGAAAACAAAAAGCAGCTAAGAAATCACACAAACTGAAGCTAGTCATTACAAAGTTTTCGGTAAAATGGTAAATAGAAACTGGTTTTCGCCATCACGTCGTTAAGAAAGTCCAGATCTTTTTTCCTATTGACTTCTCGCCAGGACGCTCTTCAATGTCCTCATCATCATAGTCATCGTCGCTCTTGCCATTTGTATTGTTGCCGCCACCAGATTCCGGTGTACCAATATCTTCCACGCTCATATCTGTATTTTCAACTGATTTGGCTGCATCGGCTTCAGCATTGTCATCAACGGTGGCTGTTGGTGTTCTAAACTGCAGTACAAGAAACAGAGGTTAACAGACCTAATTCACATAGTTCTAGACGTTTCAGATATAACCGTCACAAAGTACAAGACACCGTAAAAGGTAAGGGGGACATTACCCTCACAACCCGCTCCTGTGAGAATTCTGCACCTTTTAATGTAGAGACCTGCATCAATTGTTTAGTTTGCCCATTCTCACCAGCCGTCCCCAACGATGACACAGAAACAGATTCAGGAATTGGTTCTACACCACCACCTCCAGTTTCTTCCTTGCTTCTCTTCTTCAGGTCAGCCGTGGCTGGTGCTGCTGTGACTGATCCTGTACTGATCAACATTCATAGATAAATTTAGAAAAACCAAACACTTCCTCACATGGTACAGCATAGAAAATGCCCACACTCGACACATCGTGCAAGATCCCTTGATTTGGACAGTTTATGACAGATGAGGTCACAAGTAAAACCGTAAAAATTCACGTCTTCCACATACAGATACTTCGGTAGTTCAATGATTAGCTGTATAAGTTTATCCCTGTTTACCatcttcctttaattttttttctacgaTTATATACATTCCCAAACTATCAGAAAGAACCAAATGTATTCTCCATACCAATATAAGTACAAATAACtgaactaaaaatttctctttttagACAACTTCCGAATGATTTTCCCCGATCAAGGAACAATAATTTCAGAATAACGGTCAGTGAAATTGTCACTCCAGGACTAACCCGAAGCTGGTTAGGAAATCATTTGTCTGGACAACAGAACGTGCACCTAGTGAAGACTATTGGATAGATTATTCTGGGATCTAACAAACATTTTATTTCATGCATTAACTGAAAGGACCTGGACAATTGAAGTGCTCAGCTAATATTCCATGGCAAGAACAGAAATGGGTCAAAGAACGGTTCTTTGTAacccaaaaaggaaaagaatcaAATAGACTACAGTGATAAGATTTACCAGAAGTTTGACATTCAAATCCGTACTTGGTGTATCCATCAAAATATCAATATTCTCAAACTAAAATtgataagggaaaaaaaagcccaacaattttatataaacatAAGCACCCAAAGCAAAAAGATAATCCAGCGTTCAACCATGTTGATATCCAGTTGTCGTTAAACCTTAAGTTGATTGAAAACAAATGCAACGATGCATGAAGAATGAGAGGCTGACAACAAGTCTATATAGATATACAACCTTGACCCAAGTTGGCCCTAATATTATGATCACGCCACAGAAACTGCAAACactaatttattatttacttCCACATTTTGCCGTCACCATGCCATATAATTTCATACACACATTAAGCAACTTACGTCTTGCGATGTCTGAGGTTATATCGCTGCTCTCCAGGTGTTTGTACGGAAGAAGCAATGGATTGTCGCCTCTTCCTGCGCCCACCAGCTGTTGTGACACTGCCCGAACGTCCTTCGCTGTCACAATCATCTTGCTCACTTTCAGTAATCCTAGAGCTCTGAGCACGCCTTCGTTTTCTCCCAATGCTACTATTTGCTTTCTCAGCAAAACTGGACGCTCCCTGAATTTCTTCATAATTGTAACTACTATCATTAGGCAGCATACTTGCATTTGATGGTTCTTCTGGAGTATTTCCGAGAAATTTCTTTGCCTCTTCAACTGTTGCCTTCACTGTGCGTGTCCTAGACAGTCTGGACTTGCGTCCCCTAGCCGGTTGTTGCCGACCACTCTTTATCTCAGATTGCCCGGAATCATCTGGAACATCTTTAACCTCACTGTCAATGAAGCTATGATCATCAATTGATGGAGCATACCCATCATCCACTTCCTTGGTGGTGTTATCAGATGGTAGTGGTTGAGCACTAGAGTCATTAAGCATCCTAAAAGATGGCCCAGGCTCGTCTTCATGACCGATGTGCCTTCTTTCTCCCTCATTGATAAGCATATTAGATTCGATTCTTTTCTCTTCAACATTAACCTGAATAGCGGATAGTGGGGGCAACTCCGAAGACCCTGCATCAGTAATAtactccattttttttattggagaAACTTTAGAAACCATTGCCTTGCATTTGCGCAGCAAAGACGTTCCCCATCCTGATTCTGTGTATTCCAAATCAGGAACACCTAAATCAGCCGAAGAGTTCTTTAAAAGTTCATCATTGAGCCTTGGCAGAGAAACAGCCTCAACTTGGTACATTCCCGGTACTTGGAGATCAGAAAGTACAAATTCCCTTGTCATTTCTCCACAGTCCTTGCAACTTTTAAGCTTCTCAACAAAAGAAAGGAAGTGTCGTCTTTCCTCAATAAGCTGTTCCCGCTGCTGCTTGATCTTCTTGCTAAGCATAGCAAGCTGACCAATGTCTTTGCGCATTTCAAGTTGATTAActtcttgttgcttcttgttCAGAGCAAGTTCTTCCCTTTCCTTTTCCATTCTATGCTTTTCAGATCTTAATTCTTCCCTTTGCTCATCAGTGACTCCCTTCAAGTAATTAATTTTAGCATGTTCTCTATCCTTCTCCTCCTCAAATGCTCTCTCCATTTCCTGCAGGCGTTTCTTAATTTCCTGCTCCCTATTCTCCATATCTGCCTCAAGATCCCTCTTCTGTGACTCAAAATCTTGAACCATTTGACTATGTTCAAATTGGGCCTTTTCAGCTAACGCTAACTGCTCATTCCTCATCTGAGACGCAAATGATTCTTTCTCAAGCTTGAGACTGTCCCGCTCCCTCTGTATGTAATTTTGCATTGCATCTTTCTCCTTTTTCAGCCTTTCTTCCTCCATGCCTtgtaatttttctaatttttctttctcttcaacAATTTTCTTCAGATCTCTGCTAATTTCAGCTTTTCTCTCATCCAAATCCTCCCACTCTTCCTCAAACTTTTCCCTCTGCTGCTTTAAATCTTCAGCTTCCTTCAAGAGCAACTCATTTTGAAGTCTATAAGTCTTTATTTCCTGCTGCAATTCTGACTGCAAACGGAGGTGCTCTGCCCTCTCTTCCTGAGTAATTACCTGCTTCTTTCTCCCTTCACGAATATGGAGCTCCAGTTGAAGGTTTTCATCCTTTATCTTCTGAATTTCATCTCTAAGATTCTGAAGACACTCTATATCAGCAAGTAGTTGTTGCCTTTCCACCTCTAAAGTTTTCTCATCAACTTTGATGGTTTTCTCGTTCGCCTTCAAAGTTTTCAGCTTTGTTTCAAGTTCCTTATTCTTCTCATTCAACCTCTCTGATTTCTCATGCAGTGCTTGTTCCCTCTTCAACAACTTTTCTTCCCTGTGGCTGATTTCCAGCTCCTTTTGTTCCACCCTGTCAACCTTGATCCTTAGTTCCTTGTTCTGGGACTCCCtcctttcttccatttccaactCAAAGTCCTGCATTTTTGTATTGAGAACAGATCTGTGCTTGTCCAGCACCTCCTGAATCTCCACCTGTGAGAGaccatatcagatttctagacaaattgtatgaaaataaacattcaagCCCTTCTaaacagaattttttttttttttttgacaagtgGCATCAGGTCTCATAAATGTAGCCCATTTacattgcattcattcaataTGTTTTACACAAACGTACCCatttagaaaacaaacataTAACCCTTTGAAAAACAGAAGATATAATTTTATGAGTCATAagttacataaaaataaatatcagGAGTTTAAGAGTTAGGACTCACATTTTCTCTCGAACTTAGTTTTTGCTCAAATTCATGTAATTCCCTCTCCTTCAACTCTAATATGTTCCTCAAAGAATTAGCTTCCTGCAACCAAATTGACATCAGTCAAATGAACAAAGCTGCAAATATACatttctgaaaagaaaaaaataaataaataaactcatCTATACGAGAGACACCTTTTCCTTTGATACTAAGTCATCTAGCCGTTTATTCACATCCGCTTCCTTTTCTTTCAACATAGTGTTCGAAGCTTCAATCTTCCTTTGCCCTTCTTCGATGTCCTTCTCTTTTTGCTTCATAATCATTTCATTTTGATTTGACTTCTCCTCTTTCTCATTCAAAATTCTCCGAAGCTTGCATAACCTCTCTTCCCCTTCTTGTAACTTCCTCTCCCATTCTTTCAAGTCTTCCCTTTGTTTGTAAAAAGTTGTCTTGTGTACCTCTTGCCtaacaaaattaagaacaagtcaaattaaatttaaaagccAAATGCTCCAGAATATAAACACAGACTACATCATAAATGGAAGATGTCTCGCATTCAGCAAAGAACAGAACAACTATATATATTAGGATCCTGCATATCCTAAATGCAAGTGTCATGGTCGTAAAAACATACTCTGTACTTAAGGAAAGCTTCTCTCTTCGAAGCACACTTTCACGTgcctccacctcctccaatCTCATCTCCAACTCTGAACTCTTTCTATTGACCTCAGCAAGCTTGGCCTCGGCAGCACACAACTTTGCATCTGTCTCCAAAGACTTCTCTTCAATTCCCACAACTAATGAATTTGCATCAGCCATCTTTGCTTCAGACTCGCGCTTTATTTGGGCATGCTCCTCGTGCATTTCACGCAAAGTCTTTTCCAGCTGCagtgacaaaaaattaatacacATTGACAAACAAAATTTCATTACACAAATTGACAGACAACAAAGCTAGCACACCTGAGCTACACACTGCTTCTCAGCAACCAATACTCTCCGTAAATTCTCCTCCCGCTTCTCAACCTCAGATATTGCAATTAAGTGTGCAGATTGTTCGCGTTTAAGAATCTCCTGGGTTTCCGCCAATGCTTGACTCA
This Pyrus communis chromosome 6, drPyrComm1.1, whole genome shotgun sequence DNA region includes the following protein-coding sequences:
- the LOC137737382 gene encoding nuclear matrix constituent protein 1-like isoform X1, translating into MMFTPQRKASTAALSLTPRSGGVVSNPRNTGKGKAAALVDGPPPPLGSLSENGPYTTAGLDTGDMDDWRAFKEAGFLDEASMERKDHQALAEKVSKLQTELFDYQYNMGLLLIEKKEWASKNEELSQALAETQEILKREQSAHLIAISEVEKREENLRRVLVAEKQCVAQLEKTLREMHEEHAQIKRESEAKMADANSLVVGIEEKSLETDAKLCAAEAKLAEVNRKSSELEMRLEEVEARESVLRREKLSLSTEQEVHKTTFYKQREDLKEWERKLQEGEERLCKLRRILNEKEEKSNQNEMIMKQKEKDIEEGQRKIEASNTMLKEKEADVNKRLDDLVSKEKEANSLRNILELKERELHEFEQKLSSRENVEIQEVLDKHRSVLNTKMQDFELEMEERRESQNKELRIKVDRVEQKELEISHREEKLLKREQALHEKSERLNEKNKELETKLKTLKANEKTIKVDEKTLEVERQQLLADIECLQNLRDEIQKIKDENLQLELHIREGRKKQVITQEERAEHLRLQSELQQEIKTYRLQNELLLKEAEDLKQQREKFEEEWEDLDERKAEISRDLKKIVEEKEKLEKLQGMEEERLKKEKDAMQNYIQRERDSLKLEKESFASQMRNEQLALAEKAQFEHSQMVQDFESQKRDLEADMENREQEIKKRLQEMERAFEEEKDREHAKINYLKGVTDEQREELRSEKHRMEKEREELALNKKQQEVNQLEMRKDIGQLAMLSKKIKQQREQLIEERRHFLSFVEKLKSCKDCGEMTREFVLSDLQVPGMYQVEAVSLPRLNDELLKNSSADLGVPDLEYTESGWGTSLLRKCKAMVSKVSPIKKMEYITDAGSSELPPLSAIQVNVEEKRIESNMLINEGERRHIGHEDEPGPSFRMLNDSSAQPLPSDNTTKEVDDGYAPSIDDHSFIDSEVKDVPDDSGQSEIKSGRQQPARGRKSRLSRTRTVKATVEEAKKFLGNTPEEPSNASMLPNDSSYNYEEIQGASSFAEKANSSIGRKRRRAQSSRITESEQDDCDSEGRSGSVTTAGGRRKRRQSIASSVQTPGEQRYNLRHRKTTGSVTAAPATADLKKRSKEETGGGGVEPIPESVSVSSLGTAGENGQTKQLMQVSTLKGAEFSQERVVRFRTPTATVDDNAEADAAKSVENTDMSVEDIGTPESGGGNNTNGKSDDDYDDEDIEERPGEKSIGKKIWTFLTT
- the LOC137737382 gene encoding protein CROWDED NUCLEI 2-like isoform X2; this translates as MMFTPQRKASTAALSLTPRSGGVVSNPRNTGKGKAAALVDGPPPPLGSLSENGPYTTAGLDTGDMDDWRAFKEAGFLDEASMERKDHQALAEKVSKLQTELFDYQYNMGLLLIEKKEWASKNEELSQALAETQEILKREQSAHLIAISEVEKREENLRRVLVAEKQCVAQLEKTLREMHEEHAQIKRESEAKMADANSLVVGIEEKSLETDAKLCAAEAKLAEVNRKSSELEMRLEEVEARESVLRREKLSLSTEQEVHKTTFYKQREDLKEWERKLQEGEERLCKLRRILNEKEEKSNQNEMIMKQKEKDIEEGQRKIEASNTMLKEKEADVNKRLDDLVSKEKEANSLRNILELKERELHEFEQKLSSRENVEIQEVLDKHRSVLNTKMQDFELEMEERRESQNKELRIKVDRVEQKELEISHREEKLLKREQALHEKSERLNEKNKELETKLKTLKANEKTIKVDEKTLEVERQQLLADIECLQNLRDEIQKIKDENLQLELHIREGRKKQVITQEERAEHLRLQSELQQEIKTYRLQNELLLKEAEDLKQQREKFEEEWEDLDERKAEISRDLKKIVEEKEKLEKLQGMEEERLKKEKDAMQNYIQRERDSLKLEKESFASQMRNEQLALAEKAQFEHSQMVQDFESQKRDLEADMENREQEIKKRLQEMERAFEEEKDREHAKINYLKGVTDEQREELRSEKHRMEKEREELALNKKQQEVNQLEMRKDIGQLAMLSKKIKQQREQLIEERRHFLSFVEKLKSCKDCGEMTREFVLSDLQVPGMYQVEAVSLPRLNDELLKNSSADLGVPDLEYTESGWGTSLLRKCKAMVSKVSPIKKMEYITDAGSSELPPLSAIQVNVEEKRIESNMLINEGERRHIGHEDEPGPSFRMLNDSSAQPLPSDNTTKEVDDGYAPSIDDHSFIDSEVKDVPDDSGQSEIKSGRQQPARGRKSRLSRTRTVKATVEEAKKFLGNTPEEPSNASMLPNDSSYNYEEIQGASSFAEKANSSIGRKRRRAQSSRITESEQDDCDSEGRSGSVTTAGGRRKRRQSIASSVQTPGEQRYNLRHRKTISHSSTSHG